From one Chthoniobacterales bacterium genomic stretch:
- the mreC gene encoding rod shape-determining protein MreC produces MKPINLVVLAVLLILTVSLLTLGPKRVQAVKGAFLQAVSPFLKTGALVQNQVTTVTTGLKSLDQLERDNQRLLIENKNLKAINLTLRNLEEDNNRLRRALNYRERAVYKLVPARIVTREAGTWLNSFTIDCGTNKGLKPDMPVVTDEGIVGKTTVVSATIAEVILITDERLQIAADVEGSREQGVVQGAQVSEVMSPLLALNFLSKEAQLSAGQKIYSSGIGGVFPSGLLIGTVKSTHHRDLDTQALLMPAVDLSEIEDVFVIIGG; encoded by the coding sequence TTGAAGCCGATTAACCTAGTTGTTCTGGCGGTTTTGCTCATTCTCACCGTGAGTTTGCTAACGCTCGGGCCGAAACGCGTGCAGGCTGTGAAAGGCGCATTTCTCCAGGCAGTGTCTCCTTTTTTGAAGACGGGCGCGCTGGTGCAAAACCAGGTCACCACTGTGACCACTGGCCTGAAATCGCTCGACCAGCTCGAACGCGACAACCAACGCCTGCTCATCGAGAACAAAAATCTCAAGGCAATCAACCTCACCCTGCGCAATCTGGAGGAAGACAACAACCGCCTGCGTCGCGCTTTGAATTATCGCGAACGGGCTGTCTATAAACTGGTTCCGGCCCGAATCGTCACCCGCGAGGCGGGCACCTGGCTGAATAGTTTTACGATAGACTGCGGGACGAACAAAGGACTGAAACCCGACATGCCAGTGGTCACCGACGAGGGAATCGTTGGGAAAACCACCGTGGTCTCCGCCACGATTGCCGAGGTCATTCTCATCACGGACGAGCGGCTGCAAATCGCGGCTGACGTGGAAGGTTCGCGTGAGCAGGGAGTGGTGCAAGGCGCGCAGGTTTCTGAGGTGATGTCTCCCTTGCTGGCTCTCAATTTCCTTTCCAAGGAGGCGCAGCTTTCCGCAGGACAAAAAATTTACAGCTCCGGCATCGGCGGCGTTTTCCCCTCGGGGCTGCTGATTGGCACAGTTAAATCAACGCATCACCGCGACCTCGATACGCAGGCATTGCTAATGCCTGCCGTCGATCTGTCGGAGATCGAGGACGTCTTCGTCATCATTGGAGGATAA
- a CDS encoding Rne/Rng family ribonuclease gives MIEKVKQIFGLAPKKTGNQLVINCERLETRVALVENGRLEEYSIERDNDRNIVGSIFKGKVKNIEHGLKAMFVDIGFEKNAFLHFWDALPAALDSGVEEVSRSSSKARSNISSKDIPGIYPVGSDVIVQVTKGPISSKGPRITTNISLAGRYLVLMPYSDQSGISRKVDDPKERERLRKILQELEVPEGMGVIMRTVGEGQRARYFVRDLSILVEQWRKIEQAMHDQPGGTCLFREPDLIDRTVRDFLTDEIDSVVCDDLNATNRMKDLVGQISRRARNRIEHYVEPYPIFERYGVQKQIDDAFHRQVWLKCGGYIVIDETEALIAIDVNTGRNKGSKEMDKTILTTNMEAVDEIARQLRLRNIGGLIIGDFIDMKSRKDQQMVYQRMKDLLRRDKAKTHVLPISPLGLMEMTRQRAQESLSGSVFITCPYCNGRGKVKSAMTMSVELQRQLHLVMRKYQDDIHEIRVVVNPEVLKRLRNEDEDLLVDIERKYAGRLTFRGDPTFHHEQFTINDANANVELKP, from the coding sequence ATGATTGAAAAAGTAAAACAAATCTTCGGACTCGCTCCGAAAAAGACCGGCAACCAACTGGTCATTAACTGCGAACGCCTGGAAACACGCGTCGCTCTCGTCGAGAACGGCCGTCTCGAGGAATACAGCATCGAGCGCGACAACGATCGCAACATCGTCGGCAGTATTTTTAAGGGCAAAGTCAAAAACATCGAGCACGGCCTCAAGGCCATGTTCGTCGATATCGGCTTCGAGAAAAACGCCTTCCTCCACTTCTGGGACGCGCTTCCCGCTGCGCTCGACAGCGGAGTGGAAGAAGTCTCGCGCTCCAGCAGCAAGGCTCGCTCCAATATTAGTTCCAAGGATATCCCGGGCATTTATCCCGTGGGCTCGGACGTGATCGTGCAGGTTACGAAAGGTCCGATCAGCAGTAAAGGCCCGCGCATCACCACGAATATCAGCCTCGCTGGCCGCTATCTCGTCCTCATGCCGTATAGCGATCAAAGTGGTATCTCGCGCAAAGTCGATGATCCAAAAGAACGCGAGCGCCTTCGCAAGATCCTTCAGGAACTCGAAGTTCCCGAGGGCATGGGCGTCATCATGCGCACCGTCGGCGAAGGCCAGCGCGCGCGTTATTTCGTGCGCGATTTGAGCATTCTCGTCGAGCAATGGCGCAAGATCGAGCAGGCCATGCACGATCAACCCGGCGGCACCTGCCTTTTCCGCGAGCCCGATTTGATCGACCGCACAGTCCGCGATTTCCTCACCGATGAGATCGACTCCGTCGTCTGCGACGATCTCAACGCCACCAACCGCATGAAAGACCTCGTCGGGCAGATTTCCCGGCGCGCGCGCAACCGCATCGAGCATTACGTCGAGCCCTACCCGATCTTCGAGCGTTACGGCGTCCAGAAACAAATCGACGACGCCTTTCACAGGCAAGTTTGGTTGAAATGTGGCGGCTACATCGTCATCGACGAGACCGAGGCGCTCATCGCCATCGACGTCAACACCGGTCGCAACAAGGGTTCCAAGGAGATGGATAAAACCATTCTCACGACCAATATGGAAGCCGTGGACGAAATCGCCCGCCAACTCCGGCTGCGCAACATCGGCGGCTTGATCATCGGCGATTTCATCGACATGAAGAGTCGCAAGGACCAGCAAATGGTCTATCAGCGGATGAAGGATCTGCTGCGCCGCGACAAAGCCAAGACGCACGTTCTGCCCATTTCGCCGCTCGGCCTCATGGAAATGACCCGTCAGCGCGCCCAGGAAAGTCTCAGCGGCTCGGTTTTCATCACCTGCCCGTATTGCAACGGTCGCGGCAAAGTGAAAAGCGCCATGACCATGAGCGTCGAACTTCAGCGCCAGCTCCATCTCGTGATGCGGAAATATCAGGACGACATCCACGAGATTCGCGTCGTCGTGAATCCCGAAGTGCTCAAGCGTCTGCGCAACGAAGACGAGGATTTGCTCGTCGATATCGAGCGGAAATACGCCGGGCGCCTCACTTTCCGGGGCGACCCGACCTTTCATCACGAGCAATTCACGATCAACGACGCGAATGCGAACGTTGAGCTGAAACCGTAA
- the ald gene encoding alanine dehydrogenase has protein sequence MKIGVPREIKEQEHRVALLPAGAYQLVKKGHPVLVERGAGIGAGYSDDDYAKTGAQLIDNHEAVFAEAELIVKVKEPLPSEYALLRPGQILFTYLHLAANRQLTDALLASGVTGIAYETIEVNKRLPLLEPMSEIAGRMSIIVGGYFLAKHCQGSGVLLGGVPGVLPGKVVVLGGGTSGINAARMGMGLGADVTILEVDVERMRFLDITMHAVHTFYSSEAHLSELLPQVDLLIGAVLVPGARAPKLVSREMLRQMKPGSVFVDIAIDQGGCAETSRPTTHQDPVFTEEGVIHYCVANMPGAYARTATQALTNVTHRYIEFIADYGLAEACQKQPALIGGINVQNGTLTNRQVAEAHLLPFAEPVF, from the coding sequence ATGAAAATCGGCGTTCCCCGCGAGATCAAAGAGCAGGAACATCGCGTCGCCCTGCTCCCGGCGGGAGCGTATCAGCTCGTTAAAAAAGGCCACCCAGTCCTCGTCGAACGCGGCGCTGGCATCGGCGCGGGCTACTCCGATGACGACTACGCCAAGACCGGCGCGCAGTTGATCGACAACCACGAGGCCGTCTTTGCCGAGGCCGAGCTGATCGTCAAAGTGAAGGAGCCGCTGCCGTCCGAATACGCCCTTTTGCGTCCGGGTCAGATCCTATTCACCTACCTGCATCTCGCGGCCAATCGCCAGCTCACCGACGCATTGCTCGCCTCCGGCGTCACCGGCATCGCCTACGAAACCATCGAAGTGAACAAACGCCTCCCGCTCCTCGAGCCGATGAGCGAGATCGCGGGTCGCATGTCGATCATCGTGGGCGGCTATTTTCTGGCCAAACATTGTCAGGGCAGCGGCGTGCTTTTGGGCGGAGTTCCAGGCGTATTACCCGGCAAAGTCGTCGTGCTCGGCGGAGGAACCTCGGGAATCAACGCCGCCCGCATGGGCATGGGACTCGGCGCGGACGTAACCATTCTGGAGGTCGATGTCGAGCGGATGCGCTTTCTCGATATCACGATGCACGCCGTCCACACCTTCTATTCGAGCGAGGCACATTTGTCGGAATTGCTCCCGCAAGTGGACCTCCTCATTGGGGCCGTGCTCGTGCCGGGAGCCCGTGCGCCGAAACTCGTCAGCCGCGAAATGCTGAGACAAATGAAACCCGGCTCTGTTTTCGTCGATATCGCCATTGACCAGGGCGGCTGCGCGGAAACGTCGCGACCCACCACGCATCAAGATCCCGTGTTCACCGAGGAGGGCGTTATCCATTATTGCGTCGCCAACATGCCCGGCGCTTACGCCCGCACCGCGACGCAAGCGCTGACCAACGTCACCCATCGCTACATCGAATTCATCGCCGACTACGGCCTCGCCGAAGCCTGCCAGAAACAGCCCGCGCTCATTGGCGGCATCAACGTACAGAACGGCACCCTCACCAACCGGCAAGTCGCCGAGGCGCATCTTTTACCGTTCGCCGAGCCCGTTTTCTAA
- the rsmA gene encoding 16S rRNA (adenine(1518)-N(6)/adenine(1519)-N(6))-dimethyltransferase RsmA — protein MTLTEIKQSLAGLEASPSKSLGQNFLHDQNLAQWMIRQLEPAPTDRFIEIGPGLGALTEWLLPQVASVTAIEKDAKMVGFLQERFVDHSNFTIRHEDACESDLRQFLVYGPHKLIGNLPYYVSTAILLNFLSAPTPVTHALFTIQREVAERLTAQPGTASYGSLTIAVQRRWQVKYLRTLPPTVFYPEPHVDSAVVLLTALPPEQVQPVDGGVFEKTVRQGFSQRRKQLRKMLAISTDEWPTLAAQIGVPLQCRAEELSLSQWVALVQAHHPIAQSVAQEPGSEIFDVVDDQNVVIAQATRGEVHAKNWNHRAVHIFVYNRAGELFLQKRSHRKDRQPGKWDSSAAGHLDAGETYLAAAQREIVEELGVSAEVTLAGRLPSSEQTGYEFIEIYRAQAEGPFHLHPLEIETGAFFPQALVAEWIETRPQDFAPGFLECFRLLENGLGER, from the coding sequence GTGACTCTTACCGAGATCAAACAAAGCTTGGCTGGCCTGGAGGCGTCTCCTAGCAAAAGCTTGGGGCAGAATTTCTTGCACGATCAGAACCTCGCCCAGTGGATGATCCGTCAGCTGGAGCCCGCGCCGACCGATCGTTTTATCGAGATTGGCCCCGGTTTGGGTGCGCTCACGGAGTGGCTTTTGCCTCAGGTGGCGAGCGTCACCGCCATTGAGAAGGACGCCAAGATGGTCGGCTTTCTTCAAGAGCGATTTGTTGACCACTCAAATTTTACGATACGCCACGAGGACGCTTGTGAGAGCGACTTACGACAGTTTTTAGTTTATGGACCGCATAAACTCATTGGCAATCTTCCCTATTACGTTTCCACGGCGATTCTCCTGAATTTTCTCTCTGCGCCCACGCCGGTCACGCACGCGCTGTTTACGATTCAACGCGAGGTCGCCGAACGATTGACCGCCCAGCCGGGCACCGCCTCCTATGGATCGCTGACGATTGCCGTGCAGCGGCGCTGGCAGGTGAAGTATTTGCGCACGCTGCCGCCGACGGTTTTTTATCCGGAGCCGCACGTGGATTCGGCGGTGGTTTTGTTGACAGCTTTACCACCTGAACAAGTTCAGCCGGTGGACGGTGGAGTATTCGAAAAAACCGTTCGACAAGGCTTCTCGCAGAGGCGCAAGCAGTTGCGCAAAATGCTGGCGATTTCCACTGATGAATGGCCCACTTTGGCGGCGCAGATCGGAGTTCCATTGCAATGCCGGGCCGAGGAATTGTCGCTCTCGCAATGGGTCGCGCTGGTGCAGGCGCACCACCCGATCGCTCAGTCAGTAGCGCAGGAACCGGGCTCGGAAATCTTCGATGTGGTGGACGATCAAAACGTGGTCATTGCGCAGGCGACTCGCGGCGAGGTTCACGCGAAAAACTGGAATCATCGGGCGGTGCACATCTTCGTTTACAACCGTGCGGGCGAGTTGTTTTTGCAGAAACGCTCGCACCGCAAAGACCGCCAGCCGGGCAAATGGGACTCGAGCGCGGCGGGTCATTTGGACGCGGGCGAGACCTATCTGGCTGCGGCCCAGCGGGAGATTGTGGAGGAACTGGGCGTGAGCGCCGAGGTGACTTTGGCCGGTCGGTTGCCGAGTTCGGAGCAGACGGGTTACGAGTTTATCGAGATCTATCGAGCGCAGGCGGAGGGTCCGTTTCACCTGCATCCACTGGAGATCGAGACCGGGGCGTTTTTCCCGCAGGCGCTGGTCGCTGAATGGATTGAAACTCGGCCGCAAGATTTCGCGCCGGGGTTTCTGGAGTGCTTTCGGCTCTTAGAAAACGGGCTCGGCGAACGGTAA
- the mrdA gene encoding penicillin-binding protein 2, giving the protein MAGRRTEADAARKPLLRVHILALVFLAAFGLLVAQMWNVQVLKCDYYTKQILNSSQVTVRIPSVRGEIKDRNGLSLVRNRASYEVDFLLPAMVQSYKKENRDVPKLKYEKADANGRAQVKEETDIVTIIDSAIQPRLRELQLDEPYSTSKLRSHFKTKQLVPFTYRQDVDFPTFAKYAERDIGLPGIKVGQKPVREYVYGALAAQILGYVGEPRDISAQPDIDDFTYYEADVQGRTNLEKTQDELLKGAPGARVLKKNVKGQIEGEIREDPPQRGSDVYLTIDAKIQYIAEKAMRSVGRGAAVVVDPNNGEVLAMVSVPSFNPNNFIPSISTKNWAALKDADADPLTNRAISAYAPGSTYKLPIALAGLKSGHGNDHYNCSGGVSYGNTYMRCWIGQQGGAHGDQDLENALKNSCNAFFFQYGNAAGIGPIDQMCASLGLGQQTGIELSNENGGVLPGKEWLAKHHPKERWGNANTALTSIGQQYVEASPLQMAMIGATVANGGTCYYPTLIHKSVGPDGVETLHAPRVRADLLKNGLTSSQIERVRHGMWKVVNDPDGTGKKARVPGCIVAGKTGTAQFKRKGVPDNHTWFVCFAPYDKPTLAICIFIEGAKSGGGTAAPIASKIIKDVMAMKGGYNPDLKPIKPAIGNFNFVETIDFERNLPATPGDEDGETADSVPHNDVVAKADVRRSDQDAPNIETEADEHSIATPKAVSADELKKKFLLQRDQKPVSKPRSPRG; this is encoded by the coding sequence ATGGCTGGTCGTCGCACAGAAGCCGATGCCGCCCGCAAACCCTTGTTGCGTGTGCACATCCTTGCGTTGGTTTTTCTGGCAGCCTTCGGACTGCTCGTTGCGCAGATGTGGAATGTCCAAGTTCTGAAGTGCGACTACTACACCAAGCAGATTCTCAACAGCTCCCAAGTCACCGTGCGGATTCCGTCGGTGCGCGGCGAAATCAAGGATCGCAACGGGCTTTCGCTAGTCCGCAATCGCGCCAGCTACGAGGTCGATTTCCTTCTGCCGGCCATGGTGCAGAGCTACAAAAAGGAAAATCGCGACGTTCCAAAGCTAAAATATGAGAAGGCCGACGCCAACGGTCGCGCGCAAGTCAAAGAGGAAACGGACATTGTCACCATCATCGATTCGGCCATTCAGCCGCGACTCCGTGAACTGCAACTCGACGAGCCCTACAGCACCAGCAAACTCCGCAGTCATTTCAAAACCAAGCAACTCGTGCCGTTCACTTACCGGCAGGACGTCGATTTCCCGACCTTCGCCAAATACGCCGAGCGCGACATCGGTCTGCCGGGCATCAAAGTCGGCCAAAAACCTGTGCGCGAATACGTTTACGGCGCACTCGCGGCCCAGATTCTCGGCTATGTCGGCGAGCCGCGCGACATTTCCGCGCAACCCGATATCGACGATTTCACCTATTACGAAGCCGACGTTCAGGGCCGCACCAATCTGGAGAAAACTCAGGACGAGCTGCTGAAAGGTGCACCTGGAGCCCGCGTGCTCAAGAAAAACGTCAAGGGCCAGATCGAAGGCGAGATTCGCGAGGATCCGCCCCAACGCGGGTCGGATGTTTATCTAACCATCGACGCCAAAATCCAATACATTGCCGAGAAAGCCATGCGCTCCGTCGGTCGCGGAGCAGCCGTCGTCGTCGATCCCAACAACGGCGAAGTGCTGGCGATGGTCTCGGTTCCTTCCTTCAACCCGAATAATTTCATACCCAGCATTTCCACGAAAAACTGGGCGGCCCTTAAGGATGCGGACGCTGATCCGCTCACCAATCGGGCGATCAGCGCCTATGCGCCAGGCTCGACTTACAAGCTTCCCATCGCACTCGCCGGCTTGAAGTCGGGACACGGGAACGATCATTACAACTGCTCGGGTGGCGTTTCCTACGGCAACACTTACATGCGTTGCTGGATCGGCCAGCAAGGCGGGGCGCATGGCGATCAGGACTTGGAAAACGCTCTGAAAAACTCCTGCAACGCCTTCTTTTTCCAATACGGCAACGCGGCCGGGATCGGGCCGATTGACCAGATGTGCGCCTCACTCGGCCTCGGCCAGCAGACTGGCATCGAGCTTTCCAATGAAAACGGCGGCGTGCTGCCCGGCAAGGAATGGCTGGCAAAGCATCATCCAAAAGAGCGCTGGGGGAATGCCAACACCGCACTGACTTCCATCGGCCAGCAATACGTCGAGGCCAGCCCGCTGCAAATGGCGATGATCGGCGCGACCGTGGCCAATGGCGGCACCTGTTATTATCCGACGCTCATTCATAAAAGTGTCGGTCCGGATGGAGTCGAGACGCTCCATGCGCCGCGTGTGCGGGCGGATCTTTTGAAAAACGGGCTGACTTCCAGTCAAATCGAGCGCGTGCGCCACGGCATGTGGAAAGTCGTCAACGATCCCGACGGCACTGGCAAAAAAGCCCGCGTGCCCGGTTGCATCGTCGCTGGAAAAACCGGCACCGCGCAGTTCAAGCGCAAGGGCGTGCCTGACAACCACACTTGGTTTGTCTGCTTCGCGCCCTATGACAAACCGACCCTGGCCATCTGCATTTTCATCGAAGGCGCCAAATCCGGCGGCGGCACGGCGGCCCCGATCGCCTCGAAAATCATCAAGGACGTAATGGCCATGAAAGGCGGCTACAACCCCGACCTGAAGCCGATCAAACCCGCCATCGGCAATTTTAATTTCGTAGAAACCATCGACTTTGAGCGTAATCTCCCCGCCACACCCGGCGATGAGGATGGAGAGACGGCCGACTCAGTCCCACACAACGACGTTGTTGCGAAGGCTGATGTCCGGCGGTCCGACCAGGACGCTCCTAACATTGAAACAGAGGCAGACGAACATTCCATAGCCACTCCGAAAGCAGTGTCTGCGGATGAGTTGAAGAAGAAATTTCTCCTTCAACGCGATCAAAAACCTGTATCCAAACCGAGGAGCCCACGCGGGTAA